The proteins below are encoded in one region of Sphingobacterium sp. R2:
- a CDS encoding DsbA family protein, with protein MSLKPNVSEADHILGNGQADLTIVEYGDYQCPHCGKAHPVIKEMMAELGSQIRFVFRNFPLSEMHPYAKSAALAAEAAALQGKFWEMHDAIFENQNSLNDQWLLDMAQQLELDMDKFRSDLNDESIVDRVEGDFESGMMSGVNGTPTFFVNGQKFDGGAEDLVQVLREQ; from the coding sequence ATGTCATTAAAACCAAACGTCAGCGAGGCTGATCATATACTGGGCAACGGTCAGGCAGATCTCACCATTGTCGAATACGGCGACTATCAATGTCCACATTGTGGAAAAGCTCACCCCGTTATAAAAGAGATGATGGCCGAACTCGGAAGTCAGATCCGGTTTGTCTTTCGCAATTTTCCCTTATCAGAAATGCATCCTTATGCCAAATCTGCGGCACTGGCGGCCGAAGCAGCTGCGCTTCAGGGTAAATTCTGGGAAATGCATGATGCTATTTTCGAAAATCAAAATTCACTCAATGACCAATGGCTACTGGATATGGCCCAGCAGCTGGAATTAGACATGGACAAATTCAGATCGGATCTAAACGACGAGTCAATAGTAGACCGTGTGGAAGGAGATTTTGAAAGTGGTATGATGAGTGGGGTGAATGGGACGCCAACCTTTTTTGTTAATGGCCAAAAATTTGACGGAGGAGCGGAAGATCTGGTACAGGTGCTACGGGAACAGTAA
- a CDS encoding SusC/RagA family TonB-linked outer membrane protein produces MQKTLLISMALGLSYPTWANVERNHVKLAKEAQDVAVQMTVRGVVKGKDGIVLSGVTVTNLTTQKTTSTNGAGQFVIEASVGQKLKLTGIGYSEKIVGVTGGQIDVTMESKDTALEEVVVVGYGTQKKVNLTGAVDQVGAEAFEGRVLGNASQMLQGVIPNLNVTPADGKPNRAPSFNIRGTTSIGQGGSALVLIDGVEGDLSAINPNDIESVTTLKDAASSAIYGSRGTFGVVLVTTKRAKSGKTSISYSGSGSFQKPIALPKFVTDGYEYASHFFTAYNAWNNYSSIPSKLNKTQIFTTDWLEEFKRRKEQGITEQVTVDDKGNYVYYGNEDYYGTLIKDNTFVQDHNLSISGNSEKMDYYISGRAYDYNGMYRYNSDKYKTYNTRAKAGLQVTDWLRISNNIDFNYAKYRDPSTAGEGGNIWRNIADEGHPSSPIFNPDGSLSFSAAYTVGDFIYGKNGTNTANQDLRNTTSFETKFFNNTFRVKGDLTFRNRDFNSVRVRVPVPYSTQEGKMLRLETSMNDNIYQVDQRYRYLFGNLYSEYERTIGDHYFKGLLGYNYEQRTYHSTYITKTGLLNDDVENINLAVGQNTTATAGYNKYRNVGVFMRANYIFKDRYLFEFNGRYDGSSKFPTNQRWGLFPSASVGWRISEEPFFQVDKKALSDLKLRASYGSLGNGNVDPYSYLDIYEIKIMDRVINGQKPSYTSVPKVIPDNLTWETARTANLGLDLSSLNGKLTFTGDIYQRKTLNMYTLGVAMPDIFGAESPKGNYADMTTKGFELSLTYKDRFDLNGSPFNWSVRGTLADYRSNIDRYENKEGLIKDGSYYEGQRIGEIWGYVTQGLFQNQTEIDGAAKQKLIKSSNNGTIYPGDVRFTDLNGDGVIDYGNNTIYSHGDRTVIGNADPRYIYSFNLNLDWKGIYLSSFFQGVGKQNWYPSNESIFWGQYNRPYNNLPEWHLNNYWTADNPNGYFPRYAGYNESIKTTPQTRYLQNVAYIRMKNLQIGYSFPKSVTNRLKISSLRAGLSGENLWTWSPLYKKTKDLDVGNLGKSDPEIGTGSGDGFNYPIMKSISFNLSIGL; encoded by the coding sequence ATGCAGAAGACATTACTAATCAGTATGGCATTGGGTCTATCTTATCCCACATGGGCTAACGTAGAGCGTAATCATGTCAAATTGGCTAAAGAAGCGCAAGATGTTGCAGTTCAGATGACCGTAAGAGGGGTGGTCAAAGGCAAAGATGGAATCGTGTTGTCCGGAGTTACTGTCACCAATTTAACTACCCAAAAAACCACCTCAACAAATGGTGCAGGTCAGTTTGTGATCGAAGCCAGTGTAGGGCAAAAACTCAAATTGACAGGCATAGGCTACAGTGAAAAAATCGTCGGTGTGACAGGTGGACAGATCGACGTCACCATGGAATCCAAAGACACTGCGCTTGAAGAAGTCGTGGTGGTCGGTTATGGTACGCAGAAAAAAGTGAATCTGACCGGTGCTGTAGACCAGGTGGGGGCAGAAGCTTTTGAGGGACGCGTGCTGGGCAACGCAAGCCAGATGCTCCAAGGGGTCATTCCCAACTTAAATGTAACCCCGGCAGATGGTAAACCCAATCGGGCGCCAAGTTTCAATATCCGTGGTACAACTTCCATTGGTCAGGGGGGGAGTGCACTTGTCCTTATCGATGGTGTTGAGGGTGATCTTTCAGCGATCAATCCCAATGATATTGAAAGTGTAACCACACTGAAGGATGCTGCTTCATCGGCAATCTATGGTTCGCGGGGAACGTTTGGTGTTGTACTTGTCACAACCAAACGTGCCAAGTCCGGAAAAACTTCTATTAGCTATTCAGGAAGTGGTTCTTTTCAGAAACCGATCGCTTTACCCAAATTTGTGACGGATGGCTACGAATATGCTTCGCATTTCTTTACAGCCTATAATGCCTGGAACAATTATTCTTCGATTCCGAGCAAGCTCAACAAGACACAGATCTTTACAACAGATTGGCTGGAAGAATTTAAGAGAAGAAAAGAACAGGGAATTACAGAGCAAGTAACGGTAGATGATAAGGGTAATTATGTTTACTACGGTAATGAAGATTATTACGGTACGTTGATCAAGGACAATACCTTTGTCCAGGATCATAACCTCTCTATCAGCGGTAATTCCGAAAAAATGGATTACTACATTTCTGGTCGTGCTTACGATTATAACGGTATGTACCGCTATAATAGCGATAAATATAAAACCTATAATACGCGTGCAAAAGCCGGCCTTCAGGTGACCGACTGGTTGCGGATCAGCAACAACATCGATTTTAATTATGCCAAATATAGAGACCCATCGACTGCTGGTGAAGGTGGAAATATCTGGCGCAATATTGCCGATGAAGGGCACCCTTCTTCGCCGATCTTTAACCCTGATGGATCTTTGAGCTTTTCTGCAGCCTATACAGTAGGGGATTTTATCTACGGTAAGAATGGTACGAATACGGCCAATCAGGATCTCCGCAACACTACTTCTTTCGAGACTAAGTTTTTCAACAATACGTTCCGCGTAAAGGGGGATCTGACTTTCAGAAATCGTGATTTTAATTCAGTAAGGGTTCGTGTGCCTGTCCCGTATAGTACCCAGGAGGGAAAAATGCTGCGGTTGGAAACAAGCATGAATGATAATATTTATCAGGTAGACCAACGCTACCGTTACTTGTTCGGAAATCTTTACAGTGAATATGAACGTACAATAGGTGACCATTACTTTAAAGGTTTGCTCGGCTATAATTATGAGCAGCGGACTTATCATTCAACGTATATCACCAAGACCGGTCTGCTTAATGACGACGTAGAAAATATCAACCTGGCCGTAGGGCAGAATACCACAGCAACCGCGGGATATAATAAATACCGCAATGTCGGGGTATTTATGCGTGCCAATTATATCTTCAAAGACCGTTATCTTTTTGAATTTAATGGCCGCTATGATGGTTCGTCCAAATTTCCGACAAACCAACGATGGGGATTGTTCCCGTCTGCATCCGTAGGCTGGCGTATATCGGAAGAGCCTTTCTTCCAGGTGGATAAAAAGGCGCTGTCTGATCTGAAGCTAAGGGCCTCCTATGGTTCTTTGGGTAATGGTAATGTGGATCCCTATTCCTATCTGGATATCTATGAAATCAAGATTATGGACCGGGTGATAAATGGTCAGAAACCTTCCTATACCTCGGTGCCTAAAGTTATTCCGGATAACTTAACTTGGGAAACTGCACGCACGGCCAATCTAGGTCTCGATCTATCTTCGTTAAATGGGAAATTAACCTTTACCGGAGATATCTATCAGCGCAAGACCCTCAATATGTATACCCTTGGTGTGGCGATGCCGGATATTTTTGGAGCGGAGTCACCAAAAGGGAACTATGCGGATATGACTACCAAAGGTTTTGAGCTGAGCTTGACTTATAAGGATAGATTCGATCTGAACGGTAGTCCTTTCAATTGGTCCGTTAGGGGTACTTTGGCTGATTATAGATCCAATATAGACCGTTATGAGAATAAGGAAGGCTTAATTAAGGACGGTTCCTATTACGAAGGACAGCGGATTGGTGAGATCTGGGGTTATGTAACCCAGGGATTATTCCAGAACCAGACGGAGATTGACGGAGCAGCAAAACAAAAACTGATCAAATCGTCCAACAATGGGACGATCTATCCGGGGGATGTCCGTTTTACGGATCTCAATGGCGACGGTGTGATTGATTATGGAAACAATACGATCTACAGCCATGGCGATAGAACGGTCATCGGTAATGCCGATCCACGGTATATCTATAGCTTTAACCTTAATTTGGATTGGAAGGGGATCTACCTTTCTTCATTTTTCCAAGGCGTAGGGAAGCAGAACTGGTATCCGAGCAATGAGTCGATTTTCTGGGGACAGTACAATAGACCTTATAACAATTTACCGGAATGGCATCTCAATAATTATTGGACAGCAGATAATCCGAATGGCTATTTCCCACGTTATGCCGGTTATAACGAGTCTATTAAAACCACCCCCCAAACGAGATACTTACAAAATGTGGCCTATATTCGGATGAAAAACTTACAGATTGGGTATAGCTTTCCTAAGTCTGTGACAAACCGATTAAAGATCAGTAGCCTTCGTGCAGGCCTATCGGGTGAGAACCTATGGACCTGGTCACCGCTTTACAAAAAGACGAAGGATCTCGATGTCGGCAACTTGGGCAAATCGGACCCGGAAATCGGAACAGGCTCCGGTGACGGATTTAATTATCCGATCATGAAGAGCATCAGTTTTAATTTATCTATTGGATTATAG
- a CDS encoding alpha/beta hydrolase: MAVLKIKDGTEIYYKDWGTGQPIVFHHGWPLSSDDWDAQLMFFLHNGYRVIAHDRRGHGRSTQTADGHEMDTYASDVAQLVEALDLKDAIHIGHSTGGGEVVRYLTNYGTKRVSKAVLISSVTPTMAKSASNPDGVPMEVFDEIRANTAKHRQQYFQDFTLAFYGYNRDGADVKQGVMDNWWRQGMMGGINAQYDCVKAFSETDFTEEMKNLEIPVLVLHGEDDQIVPIDITGKRAAQLVKNGTLITYPGFPHGMPTTEAETINKDILAFIQEN; the protein is encoded by the coding sequence ATGGCAGTATTAAAAATTAAAGACGGAACAGAAATTTATTATAAAGACTGGGGTACAGGACAACCCATTGTATTTCATCATGGTTGGCCTTTATCCAGTGACGATTGGGATGCGCAGCTGATGTTTTTCCTCCATAACGGATACCGTGTAATTGCGCATGATCGCCGTGGGCACGGGCGTTCGACACAGACGGCAGATGGGCACGAGATGGATACTTACGCATCGGACGTTGCACAATTGGTGGAAGCGTTAGATCTAAAGGATGCGATCCATATCGGCCATTCGACGGGCGGAGGAGAAGTTGTTCGCTACCTCACCAATTATGGTACAAAGCGTGTTTCAAAAGCTGTTTTGATCAGTTCGGTTACACCTACGATGGCCAAGAGTGCGTCAAACCCCGACGGTGTACCTATGGAAGTCTTCGATGAAATAAGAGCGAATACTGCCAAACATAGGCAACAATATTTTCAGGACTTTACCCTTGCTTTTTATGGCTATAACCGGGACGGGGCGGATGTAAAACAAGGCGTAATGGACAACTGGTGGCGACAAGGAATGATGGGAGGTATAAATGCTCAATATGATTGTGTCAAAGCGTTTTCTGAAACCGACTTTACTGAGGAAATGAAAAACTTAGAAATTCCTGTACTTGTCCTGCATGGTGAGGATGACCAGATCGTACCGATCGATATAACAGGTAAAAGGGCTGCACAGCTTGTAAAAAATGGTACTTTAATAACCTATCCGGGTTTTCCACATGGAATGCCTACGACAGAAGCAGAAACCATCAATAAAGATATCCTGGCTTTTATTCAAGAAAATTAA
- a CDS encoding redoxin domain-containing protein, translating into MLQKNDVAPDFTLYATPDQKIKLSEFKGRNVILAFYPADWSPVCSDQMALYNEMHKYFKKYDAEIMGISVDSKWCHMAFAESRKLHFPLLADFEGKGEVAKQYGVYDEEEGECKRALFVIDKEGVIAWSYLSPTAVNPGADGIIEALENLKTN; encoded by the coding sequence GCACCCGATTTTACCTTGTATGCAACACCGGATCAAAAAATTAAATTATCGGAATTTAAAGGACGTAATGTGATACTGGCATTTTATCCGGCAGACTGGAGTCCGGTCTGTAGCGATCAAATGGCCCTGTACAATGAAATGCATAAGTATTTTAAGAAATATGATGCCGAGATCATGGGTATCTCGGTCGACAGTAAATGGTGCCACATGGCATTTGCAGAGTCGCGTAAGCTGCATTTTCCGCTCTTAGCTGATTTTGAAGGCAAAGGTGAGGTCGCTAAGCAGTATGGTGTTTACGACGAAGAAGAGGGTGAGTGCAAACGCGCGCTCTTTGTAATCGATAAAGAAGGTGTCATTGCCTGGAGCTACTTGTCGCCAACCGCTGTCAACCCAGGTGCTGACGGTATAATCGAGGCGTTGGAAAATCTTAAAACGAATTAA